The following are from one region of the Sulfurimicrobium lacus genome:
- a CDS encoding cyclic nucleotide-binding domain-containing protein codes for MSAAKKKPKTIKQVKSGTKGKKQGLDLAQFMGHQYLCRSLKVSEINTLLKYLTLRQFNEGDILADIGEVGDALYLVVQGEIALVVDDQKKQCEIVRERSGEMLGIMSFFDRKPRSVRLVAKAPDTQVLRLSRAMYKRMKVEHPFIAINLVEHALINLDCLFRKVSKDFAQFAHHLYGGNGT; via the coding sequence ATGTCGGCAGCCAAGAAAAAGCCCAAGACTATAAAACAGGTAAAAAGCGGCACTAAAGGAAAAAAACAGGGCCTGGACTTGGCGCAATTCATGGGTCACCAGTACCTTTGCCGCTCGCTCAAGGTTTCTGAGATCAATACGCTGCTAAAGTATCTCACCCTGCGTCAGTTCAACGAAGGCGATATTCTTGCCGACATAGGCGAGGTCGGTGATGCACTTTACCTCGTGGTGCAGGGGGAAATCGCACTGGTTGTTGATGACCAGAAGAAGCAATGTGAGATCGTGCGCGAGAGATCCGGAGAAATGCTGGGCATCATGTCTTTTTTCGATCGTAAGCCGCGTTCGGTGAGGTTGGTGGCCAAGGCGCCGGATACCCAGGTGTTGCGCCTGTCGCGTGCCATGTACAAACGCATGAAGGTGGAACACCCATTCATCGCGATAAACCTTGTTGAGCATGCGCTGATCAATTTGGATTGCCTGTTCCGCAAGGTGAGCAAGGATTTCGCCCAGTTCGCCCACCATCTGTATGGCGGGAATGGTACGTAG
- a CDS encoding HesB/IscA family protein — protein MVKVTPEAVAQIQNAAAQAGAEGMALRIAAKRDFDGSIQYGMGFDQEAENDALIDAEGITVLVAVESQPLLGGAVLDFVELSPGNHQFVFINPNDTGGSSCGSSGGGGGCGGGGCGGGGGGCH, from the coding sequence ATGGTCAAGGTAACGCCAGAAGCAGTTGCGCAGATCCAGAATGCTGCGGCACAAGCTGGTGCAGAGGGCATGGCATTGCGCATCGCGGCGAAGCGGGATTTCGATGGTTCGATTCAGTACGGCATGGGTTTCGATCAGGAAGCCGAAAACGACGCGCTGATCGATGCCGAGGGTATCACGGTGCTGGTCGCTGTCGAAAGCCAACCTTTGCTGGGTGGGGCGGTGCTGGATTTCGTCGAACTTAGTCCTGGAAACCATCAGTTTGTTTTTATCAACCCCAATGATACCGGCGGATCTTCCTGCGGCTCAAGCGGCGGCGGCGGTGGATGTGGCGGTGGTGGTTGCGGGGGCGGGGGCGGGGGGTGCCACTAG
- a CDS encoding cobyrinate a,c-diamide synthase, whose product MTSGCPAVPSGLLFARSLSDMPRLLISAAHKSSGKTTVSIGLCAALTNRGLAVQPYKKGPDFIDPMWLSAATGRDCRNLDFYLMGRDEIVDTYQRNAADADVSLIEGNKGLYDGLDLDGSNSNAALAKLLHAPVVLVIDARGMTRGIAPLILGYQAFDRDIRIAGVILNNLGGARHEGKLRAVIEHYTDVPVLGAVHHDARLQITERHLGLMPSNETGEALEHIQMIGSIVGNQVDLDRLIQIANSAPTLEPVEVKTPVISTQGSNMTLRIGLARDQAFGFYYADDLDAMRQAGAEIIPFDTLNDRELPADLDGMFIGGGFPELFMAQLENNVSMRNSIHNAIEDGLPVYAECGGLMYLARSLSWRNETRQMAGIIPGDVVMHGKPVGRGYVKVRCNGKNPWPDEQTGRELQAHEFHYSSLENVPTDLTYAFDVVRGYGVDGKHDGIVYKNMLACYTHFRSLQGYNWAERFMSFVRDVRKNRTLDSKRNCNN is encoded by the coding sequence TTGACCTCGGGCTGTCCTGCGGTACCTTCGGGTTTGCTTTTTGCGCGTTCCCTTTCTGATATGCCTCGCCTGCTAATTTCAGCTGCACACAAATCCTCCGGCAAAACCACCGTCAGTATCGGCTTGTGCGCAGCCCTTACGAACCGCGGACTTGCGGTGCAGCCATATAAAAAAGGGCCGGATTTCATAGACCCGATGTGGCTGTCCGCAGCCACCGGAAGGGACTGCAGGAATCTGGACTTTTACCTGATGGGGCGCGACGAAATCGTCGACACCTATCAACGCAACGCTGCGGATGCAGATGTCAGCTTGATCGAAGGCAACAAGGGCCTTTATGACGGCCTAGATCTCGACGGCAGCAACAGCAATGCCGCCCTGGCAAAGCTGCTGCATGCGCCTGTGGTTCTGGTAATAGATGCGCGGGGCATGACACGCGGAATCGCACCGCTGATCCTGGGTTATCAGGCTTTCGATCGGGATATACGCATTGCGGGTGTGATTCTCAACAATCTTGGTGGCGCGCGACATGAAGGGAAACTGCGCGCAGTTATCGAGCACTACACAGATGTTCCGGTGCTGGGTGCCGTGCATCACGATGCACGCCTGCAAATTACGGAGCGGCACCTGGGGCTAATGCCAAGCAACGAGACAGGTGAAGCGCTCGAACACATTCAAATGATCGGGTCTATTGTCGGCAACCAAGTCGATCTCGACCGTCTGATCCAGATCGCTAACAGCGCGCCGACACTCGAGCCTGTCGAGGTAAAAACGCCAGTTATCTCCACGCAAGGCTCTAATATGACGCTGCGTATTGGGCTGGCACGGGATCAGGCATTCGGCTTTTACTATGCCGACGACCTGGATGCGATGCGCCAGGCAGGTGCGGAAATCATACCGTTTGATACCCTAAATGATCGTGAATTGCCTGCTGACCTTGATGGGATGTTTATCGGTGGCGGTTTCCCGGAATTGTTCATGGCGCAACTCGAGAACAACGTCTCGATGCGAAACAGCATCCATAACGCCATCGAAGACGGGCTACCGGTCTATGCCGAGTGCGGCGGCTTGATGTACCTCGCGCGCAGCCTGTCGTGGCGGAATGAAACGAGACAGATGGCAGGAATTATACCTGGCGATGTGGTCATGCATGGCAAGCCGGTCGGACGGGGTTACGTAAAGGTTCGGTGCAATGGAAAAAACCCGTGGCCGGATGAACAAACCGGCAGGGAATTGCAGGCACATGAATTTCATTATTCCAGCTTGGAAAATGTGCCTACCGACCTAACTTACGCATTTGATGTCGTGCGCGGATACGGTGTTGATGGCAAGCACGATGGTATCGTGTACAAAAACATGCTGGCCTGCTATACCCATTTCCGCTCTTTGCAAGGCTACAACTGGGCGGAACGCTTCATGTCATTTGTGCGCGACGTCAGGAAAAATCGAACGCTCGACAGCAAACGAAATTGTAATAATTAA
- the nrfD gene encoding NrfD/PsrC family molybdoenzyme membrane anchor subunit — MNFEAFHKIEERAFYALAAALGLVVLIGLGAAHYMETHGHVVTGMNNQIVWGLPHVFAVFLIVAASGVLNVASIGSVFGKPIYKARAPLSGLLAIALLAGGLTVLMLDLGRPDRLIVAMTHFNFKSIFALNVILYTGFFAIVATYLWTMMERKMYGFSKYVGFSAFIWRIALTTATGSIFGFLVARQAYSSALLAPMFIIMSFSYGLAVFIIVQSFMYAWNGMKLDLAILRRMKNLLATFVGAVMYFTIVYHLTNLYFAKQWDFERFILLEGGVFTTLFWVGQMLIGTLIPLALLLHPTLGTRCKTVVWAAGMIIVGGFAQLYVIIIGGQAFPLNLFPGMQQSSSFFDGVIHHYQPTLPEFLLGMGGIGIAFLLTTIAVRVLRFIPQDDFHHVSKEMLTD, encoded by the coding sequence ATGAATTTCGAAGCATTTCACAAAATTGAAGAGCGCGCATTTTATGCGCTGGCGGCTGCACTCGGCCTGGTCGTTCTGATCGGTCTGGGAGCGGCGCACTATATGGAGACTCATGGCCATGTGGTGACCGGTATGAACAACCAGATCGTGTGGGGCTTGCCTCATGTTTTCGCGGTATTCCTGATTGTCGCTGCTTCGGGTGTGCTGAACGTGGCCTCGATTGGCTCCGTGTTTGGCAAGCCAATTTATAAAGCTCGGGCCCCACTCTCAGGCTTGCTCGCCATCGCCTTGCTGGCTGGTGGTCTGACCGTGCTGATGCTGGATCTTGGCCGTCCGGATCGGCTGATCGTCGCCATGACGCACTTCAACTTCAAGTCGATCTTTGCGCTTAACGTCATTTTGTACACTGGTTTCTTCGCAATTGTGGCGACCTATTTATGGACCATGATGGAACGTAAAATGTACGGCTTCTCAAAGTACGTCGGCTTTTCAGCCTTCATCTGGCGTATCGCACTTACTACTGCGACCGGTTCAATTTTCGGTTTTCTCGTGGCGCGCCAGGCTTACAGCTCCGCCTTGCTGGCACCGATGTTCATCATCATGTCTTTTTCCTACGGCCTGGCTGTGTTCATTATCGTGCAGTCGTTCATGTACGCATGGAATGGAATGAAGCTCGATCTCGCGATTCTGCGCCGCATGAAAAACCTGCTGGCCACATTTGTCGGTGCGGTCATGTATTTCACTATCGTGTATCACCTGACAAATCTGTATTTCGCCAAACAGTGGGACTTCGAACGCTTCATCCTGCTTGAAGGCGGAGTGTTCACGACCTTGTTCTGGGTTGGCCAGATGCTCATCGGTACGCTGATTCCGCTGGCGCTGCTTCTGCACCCCACACTGGGAACCAGATGCAAGACGGTTGTCTGGGCTGCGGGCATGATCATAGTAGGAGGATTTGCGCAGCTATACGTGATCATCATCGGTGGCCAGGCATTTCCGCTCAACTTGTTCCCGGGAATGCAGCAGTCCAGCAGCTTTTTCGACGGTGTGATTCATCATTATCAACCCACGCTGCCTGAATTCCTTCTCGGGATGGGTGGGATTGGAATTGCATTTCTGCTGACTACAATTGCCGTGCGGGTGCTTCGCTTCATTCCCCAGGACGATTTCCATCACGTTTCCAAGGAAATGTTGACCGACTGA